A window from Hymenobacter volaticus encodes these proteins:
- a CDS encoding anthrone oxygenase family protein, whose product MRGSTFILALATVTTALVAGVFYGFSVSVNLAFAHLPDAVYIQAMQAINEAIVNPIFASAFFGAPALLPLATVLQAHRPFSRRFVLLTGASVIYLVGGLGVTVVGNIPLNETLAKFPLATASPKQVAAARLNFAGPWNTWHTVRTLASTTALALVVGACLSTETATRKKVSRHSNQYS is encoded by the coding sequence ATGCGCGGTTCAACCTTTATATTGGCTCTGGCCACCGTTACCACTGCTTTGGTAGCGGGTGTGTTTTACGGCTTCTCAGTTTCCGTGAATTTGGCATTTGCCCACTTGCCTGATGCCGTTTACATCCAGGCTATGCAGGCAATCAATGAGGCCATTGTGAATCCAATTTTCGCGTCAGCCTTTTTTGGCGCTCCAGCTTTGTTGCCGTTGGCAACTGTCTTGCAAGCCCACCGACCCTTCTCTCGGCGGTTCGTTTTGCTAACAGGTGCCTCCGTTATCTACTTGGTGGGCGGGTTGGGAGTGACGGTAGTCGGCAATATTCCTTTAAATGAAACGCTGGCTAAATTCCCACTTGCCACGGCCTCACCCAAACAGGTTGCTGCTGCTCGCCTCAATTTTGCAGGTCCCTGGAATACGTGGCATACTGTTCGGACGCTGGCTAGCACCACTGCGTTAGCGCTGGTAGTTGGAGCTTGCCTCTCAACAGAAACTGCTACGCGTAAGAAGGTTAGCAGACACAGCAATCAGTACAGCTAA
- a CDS encoding NAD(P)-dependent oxidoreductase: protein MNALIFGSTGGTGRQLVEQALAQGHMVTAFARNPSKLNLQHPNLRVVQGDVLNFPSVEQAMHGQEVVLSALGAPATQKDAVRSEGTRHIIRAMEKTGVRRFICLTTLGIGDSQEALPFSYKYLIVPLFLRQAFADSERQEDCIRQSALEWTIARPATLTNGQRTCQYRHGFPATEKGLKIKISRADVADFMLRQVQDRTYLRKAASLSY, encoded by the coding sequence ATGAACGCACTCATTTTCGGTTCAACGGGCGGTACCGGCCGCCAACTAGTAGAGCAGGCCCTAGCCCAAGGCCACATGGTTACGGCCTTTGCCCGCAACCCCAGCAAACTTAATTTGCAGCATCCTAATCTGCGCGTTGTGCAGGGTGATGTGCTAAACTTTCCTTCGGTTGAGCAGGCTATGCACGGCCAGGAGGTGGTGCTGTCGGCGCTTGGGGCACCTGCCACTCAGAAGGACGCGGTGCGGTCGGAGGGGACGCGCCACATCATCCGGGCCATGGAAAAAACGGGGGTGCGCCGCTTTATCTGCCTCACTACGCTCGGCATCGGCGACAGCCAAGAGGCACTGCCCTTCTCCTACAAATACTTGATTGTGCCATTGTTTCTGCGGCAGGCCTTTGCCGATTCCGAGCGGCAAGAAGATTGCATTCGGCAGAGTGCTTTGGAGTGGACGATTGCCCGCCCCGCTACGCTCACCAATGGCCAACGCACCTGTCAGTACCGGCACGGCTTTCCCGCCACCGAAAAAGGCCTTAAAATCAAGATTTCGCGAGCCGATGTAGCTGACTTCATGCTCCGGCAAGTGCAGGACCGCACGTATCTGCGCAAGGCGGCGTCATTGTCGTATTGA
- a CDS encoding Ppx/GppA phosphatase family protein, which produces MEYPLLKLAAIDIGSNAVRCQISAVLHYGDRYRLKRVEYVRYPLRLGEDVFATGTISDKKQEKFIKFLHALKLLMEVHDVAPNHYLVCATSAMRTASNGGEVAARIQQELGMTVQVIDGQAEAAYINRVIEHLLEDKKHYLHIDVGGGSTEFNIYHDRRKVASQSFEIGSIRRMQQEESGKANTGAQNDLWQRMEEWVKENARRYHVTRAIGTGGNINKLYSIAQTQLDKPVTRRRIATVLHNLTSMSMDERVNVAMLNPDRADVIVPAGHIYLSAMEWANVHQMIVPDIGLKDGMLQTLFEENFDEIRSRQDHSKSIPFPTPQTRPTEVE; this is translated from the coding sequence ATGGAGTATCCGCTACTGAAACTGGCCGCTATTGATATAGGCTCCAATGCCGTCCGTTGCCAGATTTCAGCAGTTCTCCATTACGGCGACCGGTACCGCCTCAAGCGCGTCGAATACGTGCGCTACCCGCTGCGCCTTGGCGAAGATGTATTTGCCACGGGTACCATCTCGGACAAGAAACAGGAGAAGTTCATCAAGTTTCTGCACGCCCTCAAGCTGTTGATGGAAGTGCATGACGTGGCTCCCAATCACTACTTGGTGTGTGCGACCTCCGCCATGCGTACCGCCTCAAACGGCGGCGAAGTAGCAGCCCGTATTCAGCAGGAACTCGGCATGACGGTGCAGGTTATTGATGGGCAAGCCGAAGCTGCCTACATAAACCGAGTTATCGAACACTTGCTCGAGGACAAAAAGCATTACCTGCATATAGACGTAGGTGGCGGCAGCACAGAATTCAACATCTACCACGATCGGCGCAAAGTAGCCTCGCAGTCGTTCGAGATAGGCTCTATTCGGCGGATGCAGCAAGAAGAAAGCGGCAAAGCCAACACCGGCGCTCAAAACGATTTGTGGCAGCGCATGGAGGAGTGGGTGAAGGAAAACGCTCGCCGCTACCATGTTACGCGGGCCATCGGAACGGGCGGCAACATCAACAAGCTTTATAGCATTGCTCAAACACAGCTCGATAAGCCCGTTACGCGCCGCCGTATTGCTACGGTGCTGCACAATCTTACCAGCATGAGCATGGATGAGCGGGTGAATGTGGCTATGCTCAACCCCGACCGCGCCGACGTGATTGTGCCCGCTGGCCACATTTACCTCTCGGCTATGGAGTGGGCCAACGTTCACCAGATGATTGTGCCCGACATTGGCTTGAAAGATGGTATGCTCCAAACTTTGTTCGAGGAAAATTTCGACGAAATTCGCTCCCGTCAAGACCACTCCAAAAGCATTCCCTTCCCTACTCCCCAAACTCGACCTACGGAAGTGGAATAG
- a CDS encoding DUF4846 domain-containing protein: MRFLFLSVFVSAVLAFDCKEYLYRNGNPSPILTQPSRPAEATPNRYSWLSSGTYSAKRSLAARFAVPPGCQRVTVAPGSFGHWLRYLPVLPSGTAVHLYNGQLKDPQTVHAAVLNIDVGTRDLQQCADAVIRLRAEYEFSQKPDQVHFHLTSGDDIRFADWYRGQGFRVSGDKVLPAPKTVEQPTHAVFRRYLDQIFTYAGTLSLARELSPAPLTNVQPGDVFIRGGSPGHAVLVLDVAEHLTTGRRYVLLAQSYMPAQQIHVLRNPDVSGSAWFAVDPDKPRFDTPEWVFKREELRRF, from the coding sequence ATGCGTTTCCTCTTCTTATCTGTTTTTGTATCTGCTGTACTAGCTTTTGATTGCAAGGAGTATCTCTACAGGAATGGCAATCCTTCACCTATTCTTACTCAGCCATCAAGGCCCGCTGAAGCAACCCCTAACCGGTACTCATGGCTATCGTCAGGTACCTATAGTGCAAAGCGCAGCCTAGCTGCCCGGTTCGCAGTACCACCGGGTTGCCAGCGCGTGACGGTAGCACCGGGCTCTTTTGGGCATTGGTTACGCTATTTGCCAGTGCTGCCGTCAGGTACAGCGGTTCATTTATACAACGGCCAACTGAAAGACCCGCAGACTGTGCATGCAGCGGTGCTAAATATTGACGTTGGTACTCGGGATTTGCAGCAATGCGCCGATGCCGTTATCCGGCTACGTGCCGAATACGAGTTTTCGCAAAAGCCCGACCAAGTGCATTTCCACCTCACCAGCGGCGACGATATTCGGTTTGCGGACTGGTACCGTGGTCAAGGGTTTCGCGTGAGCGGTGACAAGGTACTACCTGCTCCTAAAACGGTAGAACAGCCCACCCACGCCGTATTCCGCCGCTACCTCGACCAGATTTTCACGTACGCCGGCACCTTGTCATTGGCCCGGGAATTAAGTCCTGCTCCCCTCACCAACGTGCAGCCCGGCGACGTATTCATTCGAGGCGGCTCGCCGGGTCACGCCGTACTCGTGCTGGACGTGGCTGAGCACTTAACTACCGGTCGCCGCTACGTGTTATTAGCCCAAAGCTATATGCCCGCGCAACAGATACACGTGCTTCGTAACCCTGACGTGTCGGGCAGTGCGTGGTTTGCCGTAGATCCAGACAAGCCCCGATTTGATACGCCAGAGTGGGTATTTAAGCGCGAGGAATTACGGCGGTTTTAA
- a CDS encoding metal-dependent hydrolase, with product MASVFGHTALGATLGILLLPGRQHWHWWVLAAACAFLPDADVVGFKFHVPYASQWGHRGLTHSILAAAVVATVLVGFYSLRRTTQALALARIWGLLFLATASHGVLDAMTTGGLGVAFFSPIDQQRYFFSFRPIQVSPIGIRNFAGQQALRVLVSEAVWVGLPCLVLLLINWLLLSRSQPLEDRAG from the coding sequence ATGGCTTCTGTTTTCGGACATACTGCACTTGGTGCAACTCTAGGCATACTGCTACTCCCAGGGAGGCAGCACTGGCACTGGTGGGTGTTAGCGGCTGCCTGCGCGTTTTTGCCTGACGCCGACGTTGTGGGCTTTAAATTTCATGTTCCTTATGCTAGTCAGTGGGGCCACCGGGGCCTAACGCATTCCATACTTGCGGCAGCAGTAGTGGCAACGGTTCTGGTAGGGTTCTATAGCTTACGCCGCACCACTCAAGCACTAGCACTGGCGCGGATATGGGGGCTGCTATTCTTGGCTACCGCTTCACACGGCGTGCTCGATGCCATGACCACAGGTGGTTTGGGAGTGGCCTTTTTTAGCCCAATTGACCAGCAGCGTTATTTTTTCAGCTTTCGTCCCATTCAGGTATCTCCCATAGGCATTCGCAATTTTGCGGGCCAGCAAGCCCTGCGGGTACTTGTCAGTGAAGCAGTCTGGGTGGGGTTGCCCTGCTTAGTGCTTCTGCTGATAAATTGGTTGTTGCTGTCCAGGAGCCAACCTTTAGAGGACAGAGCAGGTTAA
- a CDS encoding DUF6597 domain-containing transcriptional factor, with protein sequence MHVQQFAPPDYLKEYVRYFWLLESAGDKAEPKTFRMIADGYPGLIFQQPDYPLFQDHMHTQWPRAFVYGQTTTSGNIYAPSSFKTLGVYFHPSALTAVFGFDADELTNSCLDLNLLTAPLCEQLVNTEPIGKQIELLSSFLFALIQKNKAVVSQDIQYSLRLMRSTGGELPC encoded by the coding sequence ATGCACGTTCAGCAATTTGCCCCGCCCGATTACCTTAAGGAGTACGTCCGCTATTTCTGGCTGCTGGAAAGTGCTGGCGACAAAGCCGAGCCGAAGACCTTCCGGATGATAGCCGACGGATATCCTGGCCTTATTTTCCAACAACCGGATTACCCACTCTTTCAGGACCACATGCACACGCAGTGGCCACGGGCTTTCGTGTATGGCCAAACCACAACTTCCGGCAACATCTACGCGCCAAGCTCTTTCAAAACGCTCGGCGTCTATTTTCACCCTAGCGCACTAACCGCTGTGTTCGGCTTTGATGCCGACGAGCTTACCAACTCTTGCCTTGACCTCAACCTGCTGACGGCGCCCTTATGCGAGCAATTAGTAAATACAGAGCCGATAGGCAAGCAAATTGAGTTATTATCGAGTTTCTTATTTGCCTTAATACAGAAAAACAAGGCGGTTGTAAGCCAGGATATTCAGTATTCACTCCGCCTGATGCGCAGTACGGGCGGGGAGCTTCCTTGCTGA
- a CDS encoding helix-turn-helix domain-containing protein has translation MQESLHMSERSFQRKFKQHVGIPPKLFSRICRFQVSLNQLRNHQYHKLSDVAFENDYADQSHYIRSFQEFAGCSPYQYQRQVNELVENFPLIIQ, from the coding sequence TTGCAGGAAAGTTTGCACATGTCGGAGCGCAGCTTTCAGCGCAAATTCAAGCAGCACGTAGGCATACCGCCCAAGCTGTTTTCCAGGATCTGCCGGTTTCAAGTCTCGCTGAACCAGTTGCGAAATCATCAGTACCACAAGCTCTCCGATGTAGCCTTCGAAAACGACTACGCAGACCAGTCACACTACATTCGTTCGTTCCAGGAGTTTGCGGGTTGCTCTCCTTATCAATACCAGAGGCAAGTGAATGAGCTGGTAGAAAACTTCCCGCTTATTATTCAGTAG
- a CDS encoding Sir2 family NAD-dependent protein deacetylase has translation MRKKLVALTGAGISAESGLATFRGSDGLWEGHRVEDVASPEGWARNPELVLDFYNQRRAAARAAQPNAGHRALVELEQDFEVVILTQNVDDLHERAGSSQVIHLHGKLFESRSSLHEELVYPMESDRIELGQMCEKGHQLRPNIVWFGEQVPLMELAMDEAATADIFMVVGTSLQVYPAANLVHYAPSFCPIYVIDPHQPPLMGRPNLHFITEPASTGVARVATELRSSL, from the coding sequence ATGAGAAAGAAACTAGTGGCCTTGACCGGCGCAGGCATAAGCGCAGAAAGCGGATTGGCCACTTTCCGTGGCTCCGACGGGCTTTGGGAAGGGCATCGGGTGGAAGACGTGGCCTCGCCAGAAGGGTGGGCTCGAAATCCGGAATTGGTGCTGGATTTTTACAACCAACGCCGGGCGGCAGCGCGAGCGGCACAGCCCAATGCGGGCCACCGAGCCTTGGTGGAATTGGAGCAGGACTTCGAGGTAGTGATACTAACCCAGAACGTAGATGATCTGCATGAGCGGGCTGGTTCTTCGCAGGTGATTCATTTGCACGGCAAGTTGTTTGAGTCGCGCAGTTCCCTGCACGAGGAACTGGTATACCCTATGGAGTCCGACCGGATTGAGCTGGGGCAGATGTGCGAAAAAGGCCATCAGCTTCGGCCAAACATTGTATGGTTTGGCGAGCAGGTGCCGCTGATGGAGCTAGCTATGGACGAAGCCGCCACCGCTGATATTTTTATGGTAGTGGGCACGTCGTTGCAAGTGTATCCGGCGGCAAACCTAGTGCACTATGCCCCGAGCTTCTGCCCTATCTACGTCATCGATCCACACCAGCCGCCACTAATGGGGCGGCCCAATCTGCACTTCATTACGGAACCCGCTAGCACAGGCGTAGCACGAGTGGCAACTGAGTTGCGAAGCAGTTTGTAG
- a CDS encoding acyl carrier protein, whose amino-acid sequence MISIKTFASKSIIQLTLRLVSQYKTADFKQLSLNLQPSRETGLDLLDFIDCLLDLEDCFHVPVPDELPLFTIGDLLNYLATSLHLRLPF is encoded by the coding sequence ATGATTTCTATAAAAACCTTCGCTTCCAAATCCATTATTCAACTGACACTCCGCCTTGTCAGCCAGTACAAAACCGCTGATTTCAAGCAACTGAGCTTGAATTTGCAACCGAGCCGGGAAACTGGCCTCGACCTGCTCGACTTCATCGATTGCTTACTCGATCTGGAAGACTGCTTTCATGTTCCGGTTCCCGATGAACTGCCACTCTTCACCATCGGCGACCTGCTCAACTACTTGGCAACTTCCTTGCATTTACGGCTTCCATTCTGA
- the topA gene encoding type I DNA topoisomerase — protein sequence MVKNLVIVESPAKAKTIEGYLGKDYVVKSSFGHVRDLPKDNNAIDIANGFKPTYVVSADKREIITQLKKLAKEAETVWLASDDDREGEAISWHLAETLNLSGTDKTRRIVFREITKNAILNAIATPREIDLNLVNAQQARRVLDRLVGFELSPVLWKKVKAGLSAGRVQSVAVRIVVEREREINQFKVSSAYRVTARFDAGRGAVLEAELPTRFKTRDEAEAFLARCVGADYRIENLEKKPGKRSPAPPFTTSTLQQEASRKLGFSVAQTMSVAQKLYEAGKISYMRTDSVNLSQDALDAARVEISRAYGPEYAQTRVYKTKSASAQEAHEAIRPTDFALAKAGSDSQEQRLYDLIRKRAMASQMADAVIERTVASIGISTQPGVLLTATGEVITFEGFLKAYAESKDEEELDEANNTDSSFSRGLPPLSVGQQLPLQLLRAMERFASPPARYTEASLVKKLEEMGIGRPSTYAPTISTIQKRGYVEKDSREGKERKFHVLTLDGSEVKTEVKTETFGADKAKLFPTDTAMVVNDFLVEHFPVIVDFQFTAKVEDEFDQIANGHELWTDMLSGFYSTFHATVERGQDIERSTLGSTRVIGIHPETGQKLTARLGRYGPYVQIEPKEGAPEGEKAVYASLRKGQFIENITLEEALDLFKLPRIVGQYEDKDMTAALGRFGPYIRHDSKFYSLTKEQDPHTITATEAIELIENKRKTDAERLIKEFPENPDVQVLNGRFGPYIVAGKKNVKIPKGEEPAGLTLERCLELAAATPDKPAKGGRFAKKTAPEADAADAADKPAKKKPAATAKKPAAKKPAAKKAAGTTAKKATAKAK from the coding sequence ATGGTCAAAAACCTAGTCATCGTCGAGTCGCCTGCCAAAGCCAAAACCATAGAAGGTTACTTGGGCAAAGACTATGTCGTTAAGAGTTCCTTCGGCCACGTCCGCGACCTGCCGAAGGACAATAATGCTATTGACATAGCCAATGGCTTCAAACCTACCTACGTGGTATCGGCCGACAAGCGAGAGATAATCACGCAGCTTAAGAAGTTAGCGAAGGAAGCGGAAACCGTATGGTTAGCGAGTGACGATGACCGGGAAGGCGAGGCAATTTCCTGGCACTTGGCCGAAACGCTTAACCTAAGCGGCACCGACAAAACGCGTCGGATTGTGTTTCGTGAAATCACTAAGAACGCCATTCTCAACGCTATTGCCACCCCGCGGGAAATCGACCTAAACCTGGTAAATGCGCAGCAAGCTCGCCGCGTACTCGACCGACTGGTTGGCTTCGAGTTGAGCCCGGTACTTTGGAAAAAGGTGAAGGCTGGTTTATCGGCGGGCCGCGTGCAAAGCGTGGCCGTGCGCATTGTGGTGGAGCGGGAACGAGAAATCAACCAGTTCAAAGTATCGTCGGCGTACCGCGTAACGGCGCGCTTCGATGCGGGCCGCGGGGCGGTGCTAGAGGCTGAGCTTCCAACCCGTTTCAAGACGCGGGATGAGGCAGAAGCCTTCCTGGCCCGCTGCGTAGGCGCCGATTATCGCATTGAAAACCTCGAGAAAAAGCCAGGCAAGCGCAGCCCTGCGCCGCCGTTTACTACGTCTACTTTGCAGCAGGAAGCCTCGCGTAAGCTGGGATTTTCGGTAGCGCAGACGATGAGTGTAGCACAGAAGCTATATGAAGCCGGCAAAATCAGTTACATGCGGACTGACTCGGTGAACCTCTCGCAGGACGCTCTTGATGCGGCTCGTGTAGAAATTAGCCGTGCCTACGGTCCTGAATACGCACAAACTCGCGTTTATAAAACAAAGTCAGCCTCCGCACAGGAAGCCCACGAAGCTATTCGCCCCACCGATTTTGCGTTGGCTAAAGCGGGGTCCGATTCGCAAGAGCAACGGCTCTACGACCTGATCCGGAAGCGGGCTATGGCTTCGCAAATGGCGGATGCGGTGATTGAGCGCACGGTTGCCAGCATCGGTATTAGCACGCAGCCAGGTGTATTACTGACGGCTACAGGCGAGGTTATTACGTTTGAGGGCTTCTTGAAAGCATACGCGGAGAGCAAAGACGAAGAAGAACTCGACGAAGCAAACAATACAGATTCGTCGTTCTCACGCGGCTTGCCGCCCCTGAGCGTTGGCCAGCAGTTGCCTTTGCAACTGCTGCGGGCTATGGAGCGCTTTGCGTCGCCACCCGCTCGCTACACTGAGGCTTCGCTTGTGAAGAAGCTGGAAGAGATGGGAATTGGCCGGCCATCTACCTATGCTCCGACCATTAGCACCATTCAGAAGCGGGGCTACGTGGAGAAGGACTCGCGTGAAGGCAAGGAGCGCAAGTTCCATGTGCTAACACTCGACGGAAGTGAGGTGAAAACGGAAGTGAAAACTGAAACTTTCGGCGCCGACAAGGCCAAGCTCTTCCCCACTGACACGGCCATGGTAGTCAATGACTTCCTGGTAGAGCACTTCCCGGTTATCGTCGACTTCCAGTTTACGGCGAAGGTGGAAGATGAATTCGACCAGATAGCCAACGGCCATGAGTTGTGGACGGATATGCTGTCGGGTTTCTACAGCACCTTCCATGCTACCGTGGAGCGCGGCCAGGATATCGAGCGTAGTACCTTGGGCAGCACCCGCGTCATTGGCATTCACCCCGAAACGGGCCAAAAGCTTACGGCACGTTTGGGTCGCTATGGTCCATACGTTCAGATCGAGCCGAAAGAAGGCGCGCCTGAAGGAGAAAAAGCAGTATATGCCAGCTTGCGCAAAGGCCAGTTCATCGAGAACATCACGCTGGAAGAGGCCCTAGATTTGTTTAAGCTGCCGCGCATTGTGGGTCAGTACGAAGACAAGGATATGACGGCTGCTTTAGGACGCTTTGGCCCCTATATCCGCCACGACAGCAAATTCTACTCGCTCACTAAGGAGCAGGACCCGCACACCATAACGGCGACTGAGGCTATCGAACTGATTGAGAACAAGCGCAAGACAGATGCAGAGCGACTCATTAAGGAGTTCCCCGAAAATCCAGATGTGCAGGTTCTGAACGGCCGCTTTGGTCCCTACATCGTGGCAGGTAAGAAGAACGTGAAAATTCCGAAAGGCGAAGAGCCGGCCGGCCTCACATTAGAGCGTTGCTTGGAACTAGCTGCTGCTACTCCCGACAAACCCGCCAAAGGTGGCCGTTTCGCCAAAAAAACCGCTCCTGAAGCCGATGCAGCCGACGCGGCAGATAAGCCAGCCAAGAAGAAACCTGCTGCTACCGCTAAGAAGCCCGCTGCGAAAAAACCTGCTGCCAAGAAAGCTGCTGGTACCACCGCTAAAAAAGCTACGGCAAAAGCGAAATAG